The window AAAAGAATACATCGATAAAATAGAGAGCCTTTTACTAAATATCGGGTGGGAAAATATCGAAGTAAATATAATAAGACATAATAAAGCTTTTTACCCAAGGGCTTTGGATGAAGGATTGCACGCTAGGTTGATACTAACAAATTACATGCAAATAATTTCAGGCGTTTAGCATGTCGCTTGCTACTCATATGCCCTTAAATGTCTTATATGTTTAAAAAGTCAGAAGATCTGGGGGCTTAGCTTAGCTGGGAGTTGTTAAAGCTGCTGCAAGGCTTTTTTTACCGTATCCTTGTTCGGCTTAGAAATGGGTATTTTTTCTCCGGAGGTTAAGAGCAATAGGCCACCATCTTCCTTTAACCAGCTTTTTACATATTTCGGATTAACCAAATGGCTTTGGTGTGTTCTTAAAAAACCATTGGGGCGCAATAAATCTGCATACTCTTTAAGTGATTTAGAAACCAATATTTTTTCATTGCCCGTAAGGAAGAAATGCGTATAAGTATTGTCTGCTTCGCAACGCACAATTTCTGATAAGGTAACATACCTGATTTCGCTTTGCATTTGCAGGGCAATTTTGCTCACATTGGTTTCGGGCTTTTTTAATTGTTGCAGTAAAAAATCGAGCTGCGAAGCCGTTTGTGTGGCCAGTTTGCATTCGGCTTTATTTACCGCATCCTTCAATTCTTCAATATCAACAGGTTTTAAAAGATAATCGAGCGCCGCAAATTTTACGGCCTGTATACCATATTGATCGTAAGCGGTAACAAAAATAACTTCAAAATTACGTGTTGGGAGCAGCTTTAATACTTCGAAACCCGTTTGTTCGCCCATTTGTATATCCAGAAACACCAAATCGGGTAAATGTTTTGCAATGGCATTAACCCCATCGCTTACATTTTGAGCTGTGGCTATTATGGTTACCTGCGGGCAATGCTTTAGTAGCAATGCCTGCAGGTTTTCTAAGTTTGAAATTTCGTCGTCTATTAATACTGCTCTCATCATGTTATAGCCAATCGGTTAAGGTTAAGCTTATTTTAGTACCGTTATGGGTTGCTTGTATGGCCAGGGTAAAGCGGTTTTCTTTATAAATATTATTCAATAACGCTATTCTGCTATTACTTAATTGGAGCCCTAAGCCATTGTGCTTCTTTTCCGTATCGAAACCATTTCCATTATCGCTAACTGTTAAAACCAAATCATTTCCCTGTTCAACAAATGTGATGATAATTTTTCCGTCAGCAGCTTTTTTCGATATGCCATGTTTTACAGCATTTTCTACAAAAGGTTGCAGCAGCATGCCTGGTATTTCTATAATCGCTAAATCTAAATTTTCGGCATGCTTAATTTCGTAGGTAAAGCCGAAACGCAGCTGCTCCATTTGCAGGTAATCATCCAATAAAGTTTTTTCTTGCGATAAGCTGATCAGTTCCCTGTCATCGAGTACATTGCGGGTTAAGCGCGCA is drawn from Pedobacter sp. HDW13 and contains these coding sequences:
- a CDS encoding LytTR family DNA-binding domain-containing protein; the protein is MMRAVLIDDEISNLENLQALLLKHCPQVTIIATAQNVSDGVNAIAKHLPDLVFLDIQMGEQTGFEVLKLLPTRNFEVIFVTAYDQYGIQAVKFAALDYLLKPVDIEELKDAVNKAECKLATQTASQLDFLLQQLKKPETNVSKIALQMQSEIRYVTLSEIVRCEADNTYTHFFLTGNEKILVSKSLKEYADLLRPNGFLRTHQSHLVNPKYVKSWLKEDGGLLLLTSGEKIPISKPNKDTVKKALQQL